One [Clostridium] saccharolyticum WM1 DNA segment encodes these proteins:
- a CDS encoding ParA family protein: protein MSTVIAITNQKGGVGKTTTSCSLACGLAMNHKRVLAVDLDPQGNLGFSLGLEIESCATIYEVFKGTATLQEAIRSSKYCDVISSNILLSSAELEFTGKQRECMLKNILSTVAGYYDYIIIDTPPALNILTVNAYAAANFLIIPMVPEILSLLGVSQIKDTINTVRSSVNPDLVVLGILLNKYNARTLLSREVKEMAQNIAAQIGTTVFNTHIRSSVSVAEAPAQGESLLDYAPRSNPAIDYKALVAEVLERIKLRKI from the coding sequence TTGTCAACTGTAATAGCTATTACAAATCAAAAAGGCGGCGTAGGCAAAACAACCACTTCCTGCTCCCTTGCCTGCGGTCTGGCCATGAATCATAAAAGAGTTTTGGCAGTGGATCTGGATCCCCAGGGTAACTTAGGCTTCAGCCTCGGCCTAGAAATAGAATCCTGCGCCACCATATATGAAGTCTTTAAAGGAACCGCCACCCTGCAGGAGGCAATCCGGTCTTCTAAATACTGTGATGTGATATCTTCCAACATTCTCTTAAGCAGTGCTGAGCTGGAGTTTACAGGAAAGCAGAGAGAATGCATGCTGAAAAACATCCTGTCAACCGTTGCCGGTTATTATGATTATATTATTATTGATACTCCTCCTGCACTGAACATTCTGACCGTCAATGCCTATGCAGCAGCAAACTTCCTGATCATTCCCATGGTTCCGGAAATCCTGAGCCTGTTAGGGGTCTCCCAGATCAAAGACACGATCAATACCGTCCGTTCTTCCGTGAATCCGGATCTGGTTGTCCTGGGAATCCTGCTTAATAAATATAACGCCAGAACACTCCTTTCCAGAGAAGTGAAGGAAATGGCACAAAACATTGCCGCCCAGATCGGCACTACCGTGTTTAATACCCATATCCGGTCAAGTGTTTCCGTTGCGGAAGCACCTGCTCAGGGAGAAAGCCTTCTGGATTATGCGCCCCGATCCAACCCTGCTATAGACTATAAAGCACTGGTAGCAGAAGTATTGGAACGGATTAAACTGCGCAAGATTTAA
- a CDS encoding late competence development ComFB family protein — protein sequence MARKSSKTAHVMNLLAGDDSESPKSEAAKENIAASLTTELGGSIKELTVMAQQASIQTQDGPLTPSPISIIDMSSSAPDPVAELIKQRLEEEEGSEEGLLPSEQEMPQDLPSPSSKEEEPRKETFHADTKEGELKEETPVEDSPKKEVPKEETFILEAPDSEELIIETPIAEDPIMETPIAEEQKKEDPEAEVPVSEAPESKPLDYEYLNVMEYVVKNRVKDYMEKFDVCLCGRCIADVTALALTNLPPKYIVVEPPSASPLLNFYSNRYSQHIIVELTKACSAVKENPHH from the coding sequence ATGGCAAGAAAGAGCAGTAAAACAGCCCACGTTATGAACCTGTTGGCCGGTGATGATTCCGAGTCTCCAAAGTCAGAAGCAGCAAAGGAAAACATTGCTGCCAGCCTCACAACAGAATTGGGAGGAAGCATAAAAGAGTTGACAGTTATGGCCCAGCAGGCCTCAATCCAAACACAGGACGGACCATTAACCCCATCGCCTATATCCATAATTGATATGTCATCCTCAGCACCGGATCCTGTAGCAGAATTGATCAAGCAGCGCCTGGAGGAAGAGGAAGGCAGCGAGGAAGGGTTATTACCGTCAGAACAGGAGATGCCCCAGGATCTGCCATCACCTTCTTCTAAAGAGGAAGAACCAAGGAAAGAAACATTTCATGCGGATACAAAAGAGGGAGAATTAAAAGAGGAAACTCCTGTAGAAGACAGCCCAAAGAAGGAAGTTCCCAAAGAGGAAACTTTTATTTTGGAGGCTCCTGACTCGGAAGAACTTATCATAGAGACTCCTATCGCGGAAGATCCTATCATGGAGACTCCCATCGCGGAAGAACAGAAAAAGGAAGATCCGGAAGCGGAAGTACCCGTGTCTGAAGCGCCCGAATCCAAACCTTTGGACTATGAGTATTTAAATGTCATGGAATATGTGGTAAAAAACAGGGTGAAAGATTATATGGAAAAATTTGATGTATGCCTGTGCGGCCGGTGCATTGCCGATGTGACTGCACTTGCCCTGACCAATCTTCCTCCTAAATATATTGTAGTGGAGCCCCCTTCTGCATCTCCGCTATTGAATTTTTACTCCAATCGTTATTCTCAGCATATTATTGTAGAGCTGACAAAAGCCTGCTCAGCGGTAAAAGAAAACCCACACCATTAG
- a CDS encoding EAL and HDOD domain-containing protein produces MDKYVTRQPIKALKEDRIIGYEILFQKDYDSLYSSSDVAAADTIAGFLMQNTESIFRDKLTFVTFTPSLLFRNTPKIFDKEKMVIQIEDHVMIHPLSPTIIRKYRAEGYVFAINDFQFSPKYFSMLDFVTYVKIDIRDKNSVKERTSLINLVNTMKGFDKKCVATGVNTKEEYELALEIGADFAEGSYVAEAMAKKVNRMEFLEGNFFQLVVEVSKDEPDIEQIEEIIKRDAALSYSLLKIVNSAYFALRRRVSSIRQALVTMGISQLKQWVYLLSFNNDFDNDESLEATMKMSFLRANYAMALSDYVQDLPIIRSEVYMMGMFSTLQFMIDAPLEEILEEVPVAQEIKDALIRQEGICGTLYKLILSYENAEWKNVRVLADQLGIPSGLLAQTYMDCVEAVNEIWSGLTSSNESENEEEKTHA; encoded by the coding sequence ATGGATAAGTATGTCACCCGGCAGCCCATAAAGGCACTGAAGGAGGACAGGATTATCGGCTATGAGATATTGTTCCAGAAGGACTATGACTCGCTTTACAGTAGTTCGGATGTCGCGGCAGCTGATACCATTGCAGGCTTTCTGATGCAAAATACGGAAAGCATTTTTCGTGATAAACTCACTTTTGTAACATTTACTCCTTCTTTGTTATTCCGGAACACGCCAAAGATTTTCGACAAGGAAAAAATGGTAATTCAAATTGAAGACCATGTGATGATCCATCCCCTGTCGCCTACCATAATCAGAAAATACCGGGCAGAAGGCTATGTCTTTGCCATCAACGATTTCCAGTTTTCTCCCAAGTACTTTTCCATGCTGGATTTCGTCACTTACGTAAAAATTGATATTAGAGATAAAAACAGTGTAAAAGAACGTACTTCCTTGATCAATCTAGTCAATACCATGAAAGGCTTCGACAAGAAATGTGTTGCGACCGGTGTAAACACAAAGGAAGAATATGAACTGGCCCTGGAAATCGGTGCGGACTTTGCGGAAGGAAGCTATGTGGCAGAGGCAATGGCAAAAAAGGTGAACCGCATGGAGTTCCTGGAAGGAAACTTCTTCCAGCTGGTTGTTGAGGTTTCAAAGGATGAGCCTGATATTGAGCAGATAGAAGAGATCATAAAACGTGATGCTGCCTTAAGCTACTCGCTTCTTAAAATTGTCAATTCCGCCTATTTCGCTCTGCGGAGAAGAGTATCCTCCATTCGTCAGGCATTGGTGACCATGGGGATCAGCCAGTTAAAGCAGTGGGTATATCTCCTTAGCTTTAACAATGACTTTGATAATGATGAATCCCTGGAAGCCACCATGAAAATGTCTTTCCTGCGGGCCAATTATGCCATGGCTCTTTCCGACTATGTGCAAGACCTTCCCATTATCCGGTCCGAAGTCTACATGATGGGAATGTTCTCTACCCTTCAATTTATGATTGATGCTCCTTTGGAGGAAATACTGGAAGAGGTGCCGGTGGCACAGGAAATCAAGGATGCGCTCATCAGACAGGAAGGTATCTGCGGAACTCTTTACAAGCTCATTCTAAGCTATGAAAACGCGGAATGGAAGAACGTGAGGGTTTTGGCAGATCAGCTAGGTATTCCTTCCGGCTTGCTGGCTCAGACATACATGGATTGTGTTGAGGCTGTAAATGAAATATGGAGCGGTCTTACAAGCAGTAATGAATCGGAGAATGAAGAGGAAAAAACCCACGCCTAA
- a CDS encoding chemotaxis protein, translated as MAETDILLESGTNEIEIMEFTIYGELYGINVAKVREIMMSDKVKPIPHAHPSVEGIFKPRDLLLTVIDLPLYLTGKATEKQGKDLFIITNFNKLHIAFRVHSVVGISRISWKNIQKPDDTISRGEEGVATGIAQCGSDLVTILDFEKIVADIAPETGIQLDEINKLGQRERIDYPILIAEDSILLTKMIEAALKKAGYENLTFKNNGQEAWDYLVKIRTDSDLDKKVGLIITDIEMPEMDGHRLTKLVKEDKYLKHIPLVIFSSMINQELMIKGKQLGADEQLSKPEIGHLVEVIDHLLHRREKNG; from the coding sequence ATGGCAGAAACAGATATTTTATTAGAATCAGGAACCAATGAGATTGAAATAATGGAATTTACCATTTACGGTGAATTGTATGGAATTAATGTTGCCAAAGTACGTGAAATTATGATGTCAGATAAGGTGAAACCCATCCCCCATGCTCACCCTTCTGTGGAAGGTATTTTTAAGCCGAGGGACTTACTTCTTACCGTAATTGATCTTCCTCTGTATCTGACCGGAAAAGCAACGGAAAAACAGGGCAAGGATTTATTCATTATCACCAACTTTAACAAGCTGCACATTGCGTTCCGGGTTCACAGCGTGGTTGGAATCAGCCGTATCTCTTGGAAGAATATACAGAAGCCGGATGATACCATAAGCCGGGGAGAGGAAGGCGTAGCAACCGGCATTGCTCAGTGCGGCTCTGATCTGGTTACCATTCTTGATTTTGAAAAGATCGTAGCTGACATAGCTCCGGAAACGGGGATTCAGTTGGATGAAATCAACAAGCTGGGTCAAAGAGAAAGAATTGATTACCCGATCCTCATTGCAGAGGATTCCATCCTTCTGACAAAGATGATAGAAGCAGCCTTGAAGAAAGCCGGTTATGAGAATCTCACCTTTAAAAATAACGGACAAGAAGCATGGGATTATCTGGTTAAGATCCGGACCGATTCGGATTTGGATAAAAAGGTAGGCCTGATCATTACGGACATTGAAATGCCGGAAATGGATGGGCACCGTCTGACCAAGCTGGTAAAAGAAGATAAGTATTTAAAGCATATACCTCTGGTTATTTTCTCTTCCATGATCAATCAGGAATTGATGATCAAAGGAAAGCAGTTAGGAGCTGACGAGCAGTTAAGCAAACCAGAGATCGGCCATTTGGTAGAAGTAATCGATCATTTGCTTCATAGGAGGGAAAAGAATGGATAA
- a CDS encoding chemotaxis protein CheD: MDKQLTVGIADMKFARQEGILITYALGSCIGISLYDPMIKLGALVHIMLPEVFGLGDGNIFKYADTGLAETFRKIEIMGARKPRLIAKIAGGAKMFELQGNSTLGNIGARNIVSVKQILHSEGIRLAAADVGENYARTMTFDVSTGQVKIRTYGRAEIVL, translated from the coding sequence ATGGATAAACAATTAACGGTTGGAATTGCAGACATGAAGTTTGCCAGGCAAGAGGGGATTCTGATCACTTATGCCCTTGGGTCCTGTATCGGAATCAGCCTGTATGATCCCATGATCAAGCTGGGAGCTCTTGTACATATTATGCTTCCTGAGGTATTTGGTCTGGGAGACGGCAATATATTTAAGTATGCAGATACAGGGCTTGCGGAAACATTTCGTAAAATCGAGATCATGGGAGCCAGGAAACCCAGACTGATCGCTAAAATTGCCGGGGGGGCCAAAATGTTCGAATTGCAGGGTAACAGCACCCTTGGAAATATCGGTGCCCGTAACATTGTCAGCGTGAAGCAGATTCTTCATTCAGAGGGAATCCGTCTTGCTGCGGCGGACGTGGGAGAAAATTATGCCCGCACCATGACCTTTGATGTGAGCACCGGACAGGTGAAAATTCGAACTTACGGCAGAGCGGAAATTGTTTTGTAA
- a CDS encoding chemotaxis protein CheC: MKITRYDEMNSLGLDLIREIGSIGTGNAATALSSLLGKTVRMTLPDVKILGYNEAIKYLGDPEEIVAAILVKMTGEINGLMLFILKLDFINEVLTSVMQQNIEDYYQLNVLETSALEEIGNIIISSYVNAMSSLSDVTINLSVPDIAVNMLGGILSVPMVEFGYQTDKMMMISGQFVIGGKVLHSDLLMMPDIQSLNFLMEKLGITNG, from the coding sequence ATGAAAATAACGCGTTACGATGAAATGAATAGTTTAGGTCTGGATCTCATCAGGGAAATCGGTAGTATTGGAACAGGAAATGCGGCCACGGCACTGTCATCCTTGTTAGGGAAAACGGTTCGTATGACACTACCGGATGTGAAGATCCTGGGCTATAACGAAGCCATTAAGTATCTGGGTGATCCGGAAGAAATTGTAGCTGCTATTCTGGTCAAGATGACTGGTGAGATCAATGGTCTGATGCTGTTTATTCTGAAGCTGGATTTTATCAATGAAGTCTTAACCAGCGTCATGCAGCAGAACATTGAAGATTATTACCAGCTGAATGTTTTGGAAACCTCAGCATTGGAGGAGATCGGAAATATCATTATCTCCTCTTATGTGAATGCCATGTCCTCCCTTAGTGATGTTACCATTAATTTGTCGGTTCCGGATATAGCCGTCAATATGCTGGGCGGGATATTAAGCGTACCAATGGTGGAATTTGGTTATCAGACAGATAAAATGATGATGATCAGCGGACAATTTGTGATAGGGGGGAAGGTGCTCCATAGTGATCTGCTGATGATGCCGGATATACAGTCATTGAACTTTTTAATGGAAAAGCTGGGGATAACCAATGGATAA
- a CDS encoding flagellar hook-basal body protein: MEQSFYIGALGALGQQTKLGIVSNNVANVNTVGFKAQYSVFSDLVHAEMRNTQGNNGAKSGSGTKVDQTKTDFSAMPYKETGLEHDYAIAGEGFFMLKDPVTGEVSYSRDGRFQLSRMEDKFYLVNSDNKRVLNMDQEEISYDVKPATYPGSEEETEEEETELEEGEHDPRAIGVYTFARRDGMESQGDNVFSVTEKNGEPILLENAKVVKRALEESGVDFAQEMTRMIEAQRAYSYALKMVQTSDEVEATINTLR; this comes from the coding sequence ATGGAACAGTCATTTTACATAGGTGCTTTGGGAGCCTTGGGCCAGCAGACAAAGCTTGGTATCGTTTCCAATAATGTGGCAAATGTGAATACTGTGGGCTTTAAAGCCCAGTACAGTGTTTTTTCTGATCTGGTTCATGCTGAGATGAGAAATACCCAGGGAAATAACGGAGCGAAATCCGGAAGCGGAACTAAGGTTGACCAGACAAAGACAGATTTTTCTGCAATGCCCTATAAGGAAACCGGCCTTGAACATGATTATGCCATTGCAGGAGAAGGTTTTTTCATGTTAAAGGATCCTGTCACAGGAGAAGTTTCCTATTCCCGTGACGGACGTTTTCAGTTGTCCCGAATGGAGGATAAGTTCTATCTTGTGAATTCAGACAATAAAAGAGTCCTGAATATGGATCAGGAAGAGATATCCTATGATGTAAAACCAGCTACATATCCGGGAAGTGAGGAGGAGACAGAAGAGGAAGAAACAGAACTGGAAGAGGGAGAGCATGATCCCCGGGCAATCGGAGTGTATACCTTCGCAAGAAGGGATGGCATGGAAAGCCAGGGAGACAATGTCTTTTCTGTAACTGAAAAAAATGGAGAACCGATTCTGCTTGAAAATGCAAAAGTGGTAAAGAGAGCCTTAGAGGAGTCAGGCGTGGATTTTGCCCAGGAAATGACCAGAATGATCGAGGCGCAGAGGGCCTATTCCTATGCGCTTAAAATGGTACAGACTTCCGATGAGGTTGAGGCGACAATAAATACTCTGAGGTAA
- a CDS encoding flagellar hook-basal body protein — MFHGFYNLASGMLYQNRNLNVISNNMVNVSTPGYKSDKLVSTTFKEEMLYRNGNRNKSNPVEIGTVSMIRAARNTNTSYDQGTLEETGGNLDFALTKPGFFTIEDTNGNRLYTRNGSFRLDDEGYLCLSSMGRVLGEDGNPIELPSDHITVDKSGNIYEVPLKGLGTDEDGGDSEDTEPTLLGKIGVADFADYTQLVKGDNGTFTTTAEATAANGGIQWKTIERSNIDPIEEMTSMMSSQRASQSAAQVLKMYDQLMSRIVSDIGRV, encoded by the coding sequence ATGTTTCATGGATTTTACAATCTGGCATCAGGAATGCTGTACCAGAATCGGAATTTAAATGTCATCAGCAACAATATGGTCAATGTCAGCACCCCTGGTTACAAATCGGACAAGCTGGTCAGCACTACGTTTAAGGAAGAGATGCTTTACCGAAATGGGAACCGGAACAAAAGCAACCCCGTGGAGATCGGTACGGTTTCCATGATTCGTGCTGCCAGAAACACGAATACGTCTTACGATCAGGGGACTCTGGAGGAGACCGGAGGAAACCTGGACTTTGCTCTTACAAAGCCTGGTTTTTTTACCATTGAGGATACAAACGGGAACCGCCTTTATACAAGAAATGGTTCCTTCCGTCTGGATGATGAGGGATATCTCTGCTTATCTTCCATGGGCAGAGTTTTGGGAGAGGACGGAAATCCCATTGAGCTTCCCTCAGACCATATTACCGTTGACAAATCAGGCAATATTTACGAGGTGCCTTTAAAGGGCCTGGGAACCGACGAGGATGGTGGGGATTCCGAAGATACGGAGCCAACGCTTTTAGGAAAGATCGGGGTAGCGGACTTTGCGGATTACACCCAGCTTGTGAAAGGTGATAACGGCACTTTTACAACCACGGCGGAAGCGACTGCAGCAAATGGCGGAATCCAATGGAAAACCATCGAACGATCCAATATCGATCCCATTGAAGAGATGACCTCCATGATGAGCAGCCAAAGAGCTTCTCAAAGTGCTGCGCAGGTTCTTAAAATGTATGATCAGCTTATGAGCAGGATTGTCAGCGACATAGGCAGAGTATAA
- a CDS encoding sigma-70 family RNA polymerase sigma factor, which yields MEQDFTQYTNEDLLIKYKRTKDIHIKHELVMRYMYMVRSISIQMRDVYLSFAQVEDIVNEGVLTIMSGIEKFDPEMNVKFETYISKRIRGMIIDMARKQDWIPRSVRKNAKELDNAVMELCNRLGRFPSPRETAEYMNISLEKYQEALGKTNVYSVLSLDMVLEAGNDNKKTVQLPAVNENEQPEDHYLQEEFKQILVQAINNLKENEQKVISLYYMDELNMKEIAQVMNVSEPRISQIHSNAIQKLKLYLTGFINGK from the coding sequence ATGGAACAGGATTTCACCCAATATACCAATGAAGATTTACTAATTAAATATAAGCGGACAAAAGATATACATATAAAGCATGAACTGGTCATGCGCTATATGTATATGGTCAGAAGTATTTCCATTCAGATGAGGGATGTGTATTTAAGCTTTGCCCAGGTGGAGGATATTGTCAATGAAGGCGTGCTGACCATAATGAGCGGAATCGAGAAGTTTGACCCGGAAATGAACGTTAAATTTGAAACCTATATTTCCAAGAGAATCCGGGGCATGATCATTGATATGGCGCGAAAACAGGACTGGATTCCAAGAAGCGTAAGGAAGAATGCCAAGGAACTGGATAATGCTGTCATGGAGCTTTGCAACCGGCTGGGCCGTTTTCCATCCCCCAGGGAAACGGCAGAATATATGAACATCAGCCTGGAGAAGTACCAGGAGGCTCTTGGAAAAACCAATGTTTACAGTGTCCTGTCTCTGGATATGGTTCTTGAAGCAGGAAACGACAATAAAAAAACAGTGCAGCTTCCGGCGGTCAATGAAAATGAACAGCCAGAGGATCATTATCTGCAGGAGGAATTTAAGCAGATTCTGGTTCAGGCAATAAATAATTTAAAAGAAAATGAGCAAAAGGTTATTTCGCTGTATTATATGGACGAATTAAATATGAAGGAGATTGCACAGGTCATGAATGTCAGCGAGCCGAGAATCTCACAGATTCATTCCAATGCGATTCAAAAGCTGAAGCTGTATCTGACTGGCTTTATAAATGGTAAATAG
- the flhA gene encoding flagellar biosynthesis protein FlhA, producing the protein MKNLLKNSVVVFVITIVLLLIIPLPPFLLDVMIIINISLSMIILLITMNIKEPLEFSIFPALLLVTTLLRLGLNVSTTRNILSNQGSSGQVIRAFGDFVLQGNVVVGFIIFLIIVLVNFLVITKGTERVSEVAARFTLDAMPGKQMAIDADLSSGLINEQEAKIRRYKIQKEADFYGAMDGATKFVKGDAIISIIVTAINFIGGTIIGMVQSNMAFNQVLAVYSIATVGDGLVSQVPALLISTATGMIVTRAVSEGSLNEDVSAQFLAQPKAIMITGFVMIILMLVPGMPKLQLAIMAVALVAAGFRLEQKVKLAAVRNQEIAATAMMEESTQPAADEESYYRDVNNVYSLINVEPIEMEFGYSLIPLIDENSGGKMINRIVIFRRQYAQDMGFVIPSVRLRDSSSLNTNQYIIKIRGEEVARGEILVDYYLALEPPALSGEVDGIETVEPAYGIPSKWIRPENKEMAEIYGYTVIDPLSVMLTHLSETIRQHAYELLGRQEVMQLLENVRKHSAELVDELFPNQFTYSSFQKILNNLLKEGVPVKDMETILGTIVDSIPTTRDMDVITENIRIALKRTITRMFCDGGQMKVLTLDAELEKNIIGSMAKGEQGVYLALSPDVMQSVIGQLGEQIKKFSDLDQKPVILTSQVVRLYFYRLIEQFYPNVYVLSFNEIANNIQIQAVGNITI; encoded by the coding sequence ATGAAGAATTTACTGAAAAATTCCGTAGTAGTTTTTGTTATTACGATTGTACTTCTGTTGATTATCCCATTGCCTCCATTTTTATTGGATGTAATGATTATCATAAATATTTCCCTTTCCATGATAATCTTATTGATAACCATGAACATAAAGGAGCCATTGGAATTTTCCATCTTTCCGGCACTGCTCCTGGTTACCACCCTTTTGCGATTAGGATTGAACGTTTCTACCACACGTAACATCTTATCCAATCAGGGATCATCAGGCCAGGTGATCAGAGCCTTTGGTGATTTCGTATTACAGGGAAATGTAGTTGTTGGATTTATTATATTCCTGATCATCGTATTGGTAAACTTCCTTGTTATTACAAAAGGAACGGAGCGTGTATCTGAGGTTGCAGCCAGGTTTACCCTGGATGCCATGCCAGGTAAGCAGATGGCCATTGATGCGGATCTAAGCTCTGGCCTGATCAATGAACAGGAAGCAAAAATAAGACGGTACAAGATTCAGAAAGAGGCAGATTTCTATGGAGCCATGGATGGTGCGACCAAGTTTGTAAAGGGAGATGCCATTATTTCCATCATTGTTACTGCCATTAACTTTATTGGCGGAACCATCATCGGTATGGTACAGTCCAATATGGCTTTTAATCAGGTGTTAGCCGTTTACTCCATAGCAACCGTAGGTGACGGACTTGTTTCCCAGGTTCCGGCTCTTTTGATCTCCACTGCCACAGGTATGATCGTTACCAGAGCTGTTTCGGAAGGCAGCTTAAATGAAGACGTATCTGCCCAGTTCCTGGCTCAGCCGAAGGCAATTATGATCACGGGCTTTGTCATGATTATCCTCATGCTGGTACCGGGAATGCCAAAGCTCCAGCTGGCAATTATGGCGGTCGCACTTGTGGCTGCAGGATTCCGTTTGGAGCAGAAGGTAAAACTGGCGGCAGTGAGAAACCAGGAGATTGCGGCTACGGCCATGATGGAAGAGAGTACTCAGCCTGCGGCAGATGAAGAGTCTTATTACCGGGATGTAAACAATGTATATTCTCTCATTAACGTTGAACCTATTGAAATGGAATTCGGCTACAGCCTGATCCCATTAATTGATGAAAACAGCGGCGGCAAGATGATTAACCGCATCGTTATTTTCAGAAGGCAGTATGCCCAGGATATGGGATTTGTCATTCCTTCCGTCAGACTGAGGGACAGCTCAAGCTTAAATACCAATCAGTATATTATTAAGATCAGAGGGGAAGAAGTGGCCAGAGGCGAGATCCTGGTGGATTATTACCTGGCATTGGAGCCTCCCGCACTTTCCGGGGAAGTTGACGGGATCGAAACGGTGGAACCGGCATATGGAATCCCAAGCAAATGGATCCGCCCTGAGAACAAGGAAATGGCGGAAATTTACGGTTATACGGTCATTGACCCTCTTTCCGTTATGCTGACCCACTTGTCTGAAACCATCAGGCAGCACGCCTATGAATTGTTAGGGCGTCAGGAGGTTATGCAGCTATTGGAAAATGTCAGGAAACATTCTGCAGAACTGGTTGATGAACTGTTTCCAAATCAGTTTACATACAGCAGCTTTCAGAAGATTCTCAACAATCTTTTAAAGGAAGGTGTACCGGTTAAGGATATGGAGACCATACTGGGAACCATTGTAGACTCAATTCCAACCACCAGAGATATGGATGTAATTACTGAAAATATCAGAATTGCCTTAAAGAGAACCATAACCAGAATGTTCTGTGACGGAGGGCAAATGAAGGTACTTACGCTGGATGCAGAGCTGGAAAAAAATATTATCGGAAGCATGGCAAAGGGAGAGCAGGGAGTTTATCTGGCTCTCAGCCCGGATGTGATGCAGTCTGTGATCGGTCAGCTGGGTGAGCAGATCAAGAAATTCAGTGACTTAGACCAAAAGCCGGTGATTCTTACCAGCCAGGTTGTCAGACTGTATTTTTACCGTTTGATTGAACAGTTCTATCCCAATGTATATGTCCTTTCATTTAACGAGATTGCAAATAATATTCAGATTCAGGCAGTTGGAAATATCACCATTTGA
- the flhB gene encoding flagellar biosynthesis protein FlhB, translated as MAGDSKTEKATPKKRRDERKKGHVAVSKDVVMVASLLGIFMMLKLLFPFMYKTLRNYMIKYISLAPAAETLSDYTTKAYMDTVIAVLKACFPILLAAVLLAVIATGVQTRFLFTKSNLAPKFDRLNPLQGIKNILSVKSLVELIKSLIKIIILILILYQIIKGDLRAVARTIDMELQDSAVYVLNAILEMIIKVSIVFLAIAGFDFFYQWWDFERQIRMSKQELKEEYKQTEGNPEIKGRIRNIQRERARSRMMQAVPTADVIVRNPTHYAVALRYNIEKDNAPVLVAKGQDELALRIVAVGEENGVYVLENKPLARGIYAGTQVGAEIPPEYYGMVAEILVYVYRMNNKIIE; from the coding sequence ATGGCAGGTGATTCAAAAACCGAGAAAGCCACACCCAAAAAGCGAAGGGATGAACGAAAGAAAGGCCATGTCGCCGTCAGTAAGGATGTGGTAATGGTTGCATCTCTTCTTGGTATATTCATGATGCTGAAGCTGCTGTTTCCCTTCATGTACAAAACCTTACGGAATTATATGATAAAGTATATAAGCCTTGCCCCGGCGGCAGAGACGCTGTCCGATTATACGACTAAGGCCTATATGGATACGGTGATTGCCGTGTTAAAGGCTTGCTTTCCGATACTTCTGGCTGCTGTTTTGCTGGCAGTGATTGCCACGGGAGTACAAACAAGGTTTCTTTTTACAAAAAGCAATTTGGCCCCTAAATTCGACCGGCTGAACCCGCTGCAGGGAATCAAGAATATCCTGTCGGTCAAAAGTCTTGTGGAGCTGATAAAGAGCCTCATAAAAATCATTATTTTGATCCTGATCCTTTACCAGATCATCAAAGGGGATTTAAGAGCGGTTGCAAGGACCATTGATATGGAACTTCAGGATTCGGCAGTTTATGTTTTGAATGCCATTCTTGAAATGATCATAAAGGTTTCCATTGTATTTCTGGCAATCGCAGGATTCGACTTTTTTTACCAGTGGTGGGATTTTGAACGCCAGATCCGGATGTCAAAACAGGAATTAAAGGAAGAATACAAGCAGACCGAAGGAAACCCTGAAATTAAAGGAAGGATCCGTAACATACAGAGAGAACGTGCACGTTCCAGGATGATGCAGGCGGTACCTACTGCAGATGTGATCGTGCGTAATCCTACCCATTATGCGGTGGCGCTGCGGTACAATATTGAAAAGGACAACGCGCCTGTACTGGTGGCAAAAGGCCAGGATGAGCTTGCCCTTAGAATTGTTGCGGTAGGCGAGGAAAACGGGGTGTATGTGCTGGAGAATAAACCCTTAGCCAGAGGGATTTATGCCGGTACCCAGGTGGGGGCGGAGATTCCACCGGAATATTACGGCATGGTAGCCGAAATTCTTGTATACGTTTACCGTATGAATAACAAGATTATTGAGTAG